CCTGAGGGAGTAGCCAGGAAGTACCTGGAAAGGGCTCACAGAAGAGAGATCTTATGTCGGTGCGTTGGTCAAGAAGAATGATTCTCCCAGTCAAGAGAGCATAGAGGAACAGAGAAGAGAGAGTAAGTATTCTGTTTCCAAGCCCATAAACAGCAATCCACACAATGTATCTGCATTCACCAACGGATCTACTCACATTCTGATAATGACCAAGAATCTTTATTGCTTCCTTGTAAGCCTTTGTGCCTGGGCCGCAACGCTTGTGGAGCATCTCATAGATTCTAAGCTTGGAGAGAAGATATTGAGAAGGCTTGTAAGGTGATGGCTTGCGATACAAGGAAGAATGGTACCTACTCAAGCAAGATTCTTCATCAAACTCTTTAGTAAGAAGCCCTCCTAACAGCTCATCCCTTGGTTTTCTTGAATTCGTTTGACCTATATAGGAAATGTCAAAGGAGATTTCTTGATttaacaaaaccaaaaagatGAATGAGTTTACCTTTGATTGTAGCATCAAGAGGCTGATGGTTGAAGGTAAATAATGATAGTAACATCAGTGAAGAAAGTAGTAAGCAAGTGACAACTGTTGTCAGCTTCATCTTCAAATCCAGAGCTCAGAAACTTGGCCAGAGATTAGGTGTTACTTACTAAGACATGTTTACGTAGAGCTATCTATCAAAGAGTTCAAGTGTGACTACTAGACTAATTCTAATTGTGGTAGAAGAATCTTCTACTTTTTATAGTAGATGTGATGATAAATGTGTGCATAGTGCTGTTACTGTGGGTGACGGTGAAGCTTCTTGTCTTTTTGTTGGTACAATCACAATCTTATCTTTTTGACCTACCTTTTTAATGATGGAAGGGACCTGCCTGAGGCTGCCTCTTCCACTAAACGTGAACCACAAGTCTCTTATCTGCAGTTGATAAGTGAACATTGTAGAAAATACACTAAACCTTCAACTTATTACCTATTTAGGCAAGAATCCtcaaaaaaatgagaaatggaTTTCAGTACTCTTTTTTTTCGTAAAATCTCAAATTATTTGaactataattttgaaatttaggTTGATAAAGgaatttgtttatatttattgttGAGAAAGATTAACAATTCTCTTTGAGAAGACAATATAAgaaatgcaatgttattttaaaaatatacacacGAAATGTCATTCATTATTAATTCACACATTTGTACGAAAATTTCCCATTCAgttatgtttaaattttcttataaacctTTCACAAATCTTCCATATTTTTcccttttaaaaatttcatatagAATTTGAAATAGTTAAATACCATTTCATAACTTCTCTCTATCAAAGTCTTAAAGTCTCGACTCTCAGTCATACATTTCCCTCCAAAATGATTAGAAAGAGTGGAGAAATGTTGGGTCCACACTCACACGCAGAGACAGACAAAATGTCACATGTATGTGTGTGGACTGATCCGAATGTGTGTGGTTACTATGCAATAATGGAAGGACACCGCAAGACATGAATATGCCTAACCCTTTGCATTTTATTAACGATAGCAAGCTAGAAACTTCAGTAGGGGCGGACCTAAGCCACCTAGGTGAGAGAGAGGTGATCTCGGTCCGCCCCTGAACTACATGGCCACTGTCATATAGGAAGCTTATCATAAGTTTATAGAAATTAGAGACATGAACATTTCACTTGATAGGGTTTGCTACAACGTCGCATTTGATGCTTTGATTAAGCTTTATAAAGTTGATAAAACTATACAATTGTTGCTAGAGACGACGGATGAAATAATAGCTCTTGACTTTAACCGGTGGTTGCTGTCCACAAGGTAGATATGACCAAGCCCTTGTCTTCAGGGGCTCAATGTTCAAGTAAAGAAACTACTTCATACAGTTATACAAGTATCTTCAGGGCTtcagttcttaaaaaaaaaaacagctagAGCCAGAGAcggaaaaatacaaaaacagaACCGCAGCTTTGCTAATGCTTGAGAACAGAGGAGCCGCCATAAAGGTAGAAACTTTGTTTACAAGTTATCATATTAAAATCTTGTGCTATGTATAACAATGTGTttctatgcattaaaatattgatacagCGGATATAATTACGTACaatcttctattaaacatttaaataattattaatagaCAAGAATCAAAAGATAGATAAACAATGATCCTCTGTTTCAGTAACTCAAAAATAATCCAATGAAATAAAAGCTAAAGAAGGAACTACTACAACTCATCAAACAGCTTAAGCCCATCATTATCACGATCCTCACAATGCTTTACAAACGGAAGAACCTTCCCTGAATCAGTtccccaatcagcatcacaccCATGAGACGGTGAAGTAAGATGACAAGGCTCAATCGAAGTAGACCGAACACACGGCGGATCAGGAACCGAAGCATCCCTCGGCTGATACAATAACCAAGGCTTTAACCCTCCAAGACTATGAGCAACGTACCCAAAAGTGGACCTCGCGCTCGTGACAACGTTATCAGTTAAACTCAAAAGATACATCTCCGTTAAAGCCTTTTGGTCGTGTATCTTCTTGTCTGTTTGTTGATACCTTTCTCCACTTGGCTGATAAACTTTGATGACCTCTCCTCTCGAACTATCTTTCTTCGAAAACATGTtcctcaaacgatcagagtacTCTGGATACAGTGACGTGACAAGAACCGCTTTAACTTTCTGACTTTGAGTTACGTTAACCTCTTGTGTACCCGCGACTTGAGGTAGTAGCTTCTCTCTTTGCGTACAGGACAAGACCTGGTCCATGACGTTTTTTAAATACCCCGCGCCGCCGCTGAAGACACGTATCTGAATCCCGAGCCTCTCGTCAGCTCTAGCTAAGTGCGCCTTGTAGTAACTTGTGATCATACCCCAAACTTCGTTCGTCGGGTGGTAAATATACTTAGCCAGGAGATGAAACACTGCTTCTTTCCGCGGGAAGAGCTTCACCAGTTCTGTCTGAAAAGCTGGATTAAACCATAGAGATGGGACGAAGTAGACGTTGGCCTTAACAATCAACCAAGGGACTTTATCGATCAGTGTTTGGTCTTTCGGACAGAAGAACATCTTGTCTTCGTCCCTTGAATCGTGTAGGATATGAAGATAGAGATGCGGTGGTGTTGAGTTTGTGCTGATGGCATGATTGTTCAACATTGTTCCGTAACAACGAGAGTATCCCTTATTGTATCCATCGATCTGCCTCGTCAAGGGGAAGTCACGAGGGAGCAACCACGAAGTACCTGGAAACGGCTCGCAGAAGAGATCGTTAATGTCTTTGCTTTGATCAACGAGAACGACTCTGTCTGTTAATAGCGCGTAGAGGAAGACGGATGCAAGAGTTAGTATTCTGTTTCCGAGACCGTAGACCGCGACCCACACGATGTATTTGCATTCACCAACGGTTTCGTTTGCGTAGTTCTTGTCGTTATGACCAATAAGATTCTTGGTTGCTTCTTTGTAAGCTTGTGTCCCTGGACCGCAACGCTTGTGGAGCTTCTCGTAGCTTCTTAGCTTAGAGATGAGATACTCGGAAGGCTTGTATGGAGATGGCTTGCGGTACAAGGATGATTTATAGTACCTGCTCACACAAGAACGTTCGTCGAAATCTGGTGTTAATAGCCCTCCTAACAACTTATCCTGAGGTGTTTTAGATTCTTTTGAACCTATTaatcacaagaaaaaaaataaaataaatataagttcaagaaaaaaacatattcaaacgaTTAAATggtcttcttgtgtgtttaccGTTGATTGTAGCGTAAAGAAGTTGGTCGTTGAAGTTGTTTGGGGATGATAGTAAGAATATGGAACCAATGAGTACGCTGGTGAAGATGAATGTTATCATAAACTTCATCTTCAACCCCAAAGTTTTGAGGACATCGCTGGAGATCTGAAACAGGTGATGATACATTGTTGACTTTACTTTGATCAGTTATGGTCAGAGATGCTTcaaaaggtatatatatatatctaacgTCTACAACTCTTATTAGTGATCCAAAGTGGACGAAGCatgatatttattaataaaagtttGAATATTCTAATGTGTCATTGTTATGTTGTGCCCATCAACGAACCCCGAACGTGACTCAAGTTTTGTTTAATGCATATAAAAGTCTTCATATTCGAATTATACAAATCATCAAGTTGTATTGTGGATTTAACAAACAAGGAAATGACCAATGAAAGAGCTGTTTTGAATAATCAACAAGAGCtgtaatttatttcaaaaacttGGAATCTATACAATACATCACATGTCATGTATTATTATGATCTTGATCTTTTCTGTAATCATGAATTATTGTTGAATTGACAAATCATATTCATTTACTTATTCAGCTAATAAAAATCTTTGGCTCAGATGCGTAAGATCCCGTTGTTGACTGAGAGAATATAAAAAGTAAGCAAATTTGATTGGCAAAAAACGAGTTTCCTAGAATGGCCTAACTTGAGCCTCCACATATCAATTCAATAGACCATGGTTTTTCTTAATGCTTTTACCATTTGACAACTTGTATTTGAAAAGATATCCCTATTTTAAAATGATgacttttatatagtatttttagAGAAAACTTACCGCAACtaccataaaataaaataaaataaaagttatttatgtatttttaatttgtaatgAAAACTTAATGCATGTAGcattatatattgatttttaagtagatttcgTTCTCTGAAAACAAACTACtcccaaaaccaaaataaataaataattaacgACCTTCAGCAGAGTCGTTACTCTGTTTCCAACGGTTTGAAACAGAATCTGAAGCAGTCATTTTATAACAATTGCTGCCACTGGGCCTTTAACAACTGGGCCCAAAATTAATAGACACAACAAGCCTAGCCCTTCATGCCATTTAACCAATCGAAATCAACAACTAAACCAGCCTCAAAACTAAGGTTTTCACTTAATAGATTatcacttttaaaaagttaaaacatattTCAGTAAGTTtgaatgaaattttaatattgaGACCTCTAAACCAAGgtgatcagttttaattcaTATTTCATGCAGACTTTTATCGAAATAGATTTTTTACTTCTACTtaactgctttttttttttatcaaatatgaaTTAAACGTATGTTTTAGATATAAATACAGTAATTATATATTGAATGTGAGATTAAATATGAACAGAGAACCAAAGGTATAAACGTTTAAATATTTCATAACGTACGTACCTTTATGAATTGATCATATGTTGTTGGTTGAATTGATCTTTGATAATATGTCTGTTCTCCAGCATATGAACCAGATGATTGTTTGGAATCCATGGTGTTCAAtcaaacaaatagaaaaggaatttgttcaaa
The nucleotide sequence above comes from Brassica napus cultivar Da-Ae chromosome A9, Da-Ae, whole genome shotgun sequence. Encoded proteins:
- the LOC106380906 gene encoding fucosyltransferase 6-like, producing MYHHLFQISSDVLKTLGLKMKFMITFIFTSVLIGSIFLLSSPNNFNDQLLYATINGSKESKTPQDKLLGGLLTPDFDERSCVSRYYKSSLYRKPSPYKPSEYLISKLRSYEKLHKRCGPGTQAYKEATKNLIGHNDKNYANETVGECKYIVWVAVYGLGNRILTLASVFLYALLTDRVVLVDQSKDINDLFCEPFPGTSWLLPRDFPLTRQIDGYNKGYSRCYGTMLNNHAISTNSTPPHLYLHILHDSRDEDKMFFCPKDQTLIDKVPWLIVKANVYFVPSLWFNPAFQTELVKLFPRKEAVFHLLAKYIYHPTNEVWGMITSYYKAHLARADERLGIQIRVFSGGAGYLKNVMDQVLSCTQREKLLPQVAGTQEVNVTQSQKVKAVLVTSLYPEYSDRLRNMFSKKDSSRGEVIKVYQPSGERYQQTDKKIHDQKALTEMYLLSLTDNVVTSARSTFGYVAHSLGGLKPWLLYQPRDASVPDPPCVRSTSIEPCHLTSPSHGCDADWGTDSGKVLPFVKHCEDRDNDGLKLFDEL